From Alloacidobacterium dinghuense:
CCGATGCTGCTGCGAACCGTCGCCTCGGCCCGGCATATTCCCGTTTCGGTGGAGTGGAGCGCGCCCTATGGCGGCGACCAGGCCTTTCATCTTGGCATCCACAACCTGCCCAGCGAAAGTGGCGCAGCCTGGATGAAGATTTTTGAAGAATATACGGCGAATCCAGACGAGTCCAAACTAACCGAGATTCTGGTGGCGTTGCATGACCTGCCGAATGTCCTGATTGTCTTCAACCATCCGATGTGGGACCTCTACCTGATCGGCGAAGCCAGGCACCAGCAGCACGTGCAGAGTTTCATGGAGAGGAATCATGAGTTCATGCACGCTCTTGAGCTGAACGGGCTCCGCCACTGGGAAGAGAACCGTGCAGTGAAAAAGATGGCGAAGCAGTGGAACAAACTGCTCATCTCGGGTGGCGACCGGCATGGGATTGAACCGAACGCAAACGTCAATCTCTCGAACGCGGCCAGCTTTACCGAGTTTGTGCACGAGATTCGCTATGAGGGTCGCAGCCATGTTCTCTTCATGCCGCAGTATGCAGAGCCATGGAAGCACAGGATTCTGGAATCGACGCTGGATGCGATCCGCGATTACCCGGAGTTTCCGCAGGGTTCGCGCAACTGGGATGACCGCGTCTTTCATCCCGACGGCAACGGCGTGATTCGGCCGTTATGCGAGCTGTGGCCGGATCAGCAAGTGCCGACCCCTGTGTGGATGGTCATTCGCGCTGTCCGGTTGATGGGAAGCAGGCCAGTGGCAGGTAGTCTTCGCATGGCGTGGAATGAGTCGCGCGAGCTACAGTTTGCGCTCGGCGAAGAAGCGGTTTAGAGATCGCTATCCACGACTCTTTGAGGTTAAAGGCACGGCTGAAGGCGTGCCTTCTTTCTTGGACGCTACTTTTGTGACGCTTCTAGCGTCTGTGCGACGCGCAAAGTCATGGCCTCATCGAAATGTTTGCCTAGAATTTGCAAACCAATGGGCAGACCCTCCTGCGATTTTCCACAAGGGACGGAAAGACCGCATATTCCTGCAAGACTAGCTGTGACGGTGTAGATGTCGGCCAGATACATCGACACCGGGTCATCGACTTTCTCGCCAATCTTGAATGCGGGCGTCGGCGCGGTTGGCGTGAGAATTGCGTCCACTTCAGTGAATGCTTTCAGAAAGTCTTCAGTAAGCAAGCGACGGACCTGCTGAGCTTTTTTGTAATACGCGTCGTAATATCCGGCGCTCAATGCATAGGTTCCGAGCATGATGCGGCGCTTAACCTCGGCTCCAAATCCACCGTCGCGTGATCGGCGGTACATGGCAGACAACGTGTCGGAGTTCTTCGCGCGGAAGCCATAGCGCACACCGTCGAAGCGCGCGAGATTTGCGCTGGCTTCAGCGGTTGCGATGATGTAATACGTCGGAATGGCGTAGCGCGTGTGTGGCAACGAGATTGGCTTGATGGTGGCGCCGGCTGCGCGCAACCGATCGATGCTGTGTTCGACTGCGCTGCGGACTTCCGGTTCGAGTCCTTCAGCAAAGTACTCGGAAGGAACGCCGAGTCTCAGCCCTTTGACGCCCTTATCGATGTCTGCGGAGTAGTCCGGGACGGGCAGCGGTGATGAAGTTGCATCGTGCGGATCATGGCCTGCGATAACGCCGAGTACCGTCGCGGCATCGCGCACACTTGCCGTGAAGGGTCCGATTCGGTCGAGTGACGACGCAAATGCGATGAGGCCGTAGCGCGAGACGCGTCCATAAGTTGGCAGAATGCCCACGACACCACAGAAAGATGCCGGCTGACGGATGGAACCACCAGTATCAGTGCCAAGCGTTGCGACGGCCATGCCTGCCGCTACCGCGGCTGCCGAGCCGCCACTTGATCCGCCGGGCACGCGGTCTAATGCGTGCGGATTGTGAACGGGGCCGTAGGCTGAGTTTTCATTCGATGAGCCCATTGCGAACTCGTCGCAGTTGAGCTTGCCAAGAACAATCGCGCCCGCCGCTTCGAGCTTACTGACCGCGGTTGCCGTGTAGGGCGCGCGGTAGCCCTCGAGAATTCTGGAACCGGCTGTTGCCTGTAGTCCTTCAATCGTGAGCACATCTTTAACGCCGACAGGAACACCGGCCAGAATGGGCAGGGGTTCACCTTTCGCCGCGAGATCGTCGATGCGAGCTGCTTGTTCGAGTGCCCGCTCACGATTTGTGGAGAGATACGCGTGGATCTCACTATCACGAGTTTCGATCTGATGAAAGCAAGCCTCGGCTATGGTGCTCGCGTTGCGCGCGCGTGTTTCGATCGAATTGCGAATGTCGCCAATGGAAAGCGGCTTGGCCGCTGCAGTTTCGACTGTCATGGATTACCGTTCAATCACTTTAGGGACTTTGAAGAATGTGCCGTCCGTCTCCGGAGCGCTTGCCATGACACGGCTACGGTCGAGGCATGGCCTTACTTCGTCCGGGCGCAGGGCTTCCTGAGGTTGGCTTTCACCAATCACTTCGCTGACTTGAGCCATGGGCTCAACCGCCGAGGTATCGAGTTCGTTCAATTGCGATACGTGTCCGAGAATGGCGTTCAGATCGCGCAGCATGCGGACCTCTTCTTCGGACGTCAGTTCCAAGCTGGCGAGCTCCGCCACTCGACGCACGTCTTCGACTGATACAGTCGCGGAATCACTCATGCAGACACACTTCCTTCATCGGAGAAAAAATGATTTCGCCTGATAAGAGTATAGCTAGAAGAGATAGCCGCTGCTTTGAAGGGGGAGTTTTGTGAGAAACGGCTAGGCTTGCTCAGGGAATTCGATCACGGGCGCGGGTGCGCTGCGTGATGCGAGGCACGCGGTCGCGGTGCACCACAGCAGTCCGAGATCGGTCCACCAGGTTGCGCGCTGCATATATTCCCAGTCAAGCTTGGCTTTAAGCGGTTTGATGGTGCGAGCGTAAAAGAGATCCAGTTCCTGCTCGGGTACGCGACGAAGCAATTCTTCTTCACACCGAAATGCGAGCGTGGCTGCGCCGGTGATGCCGGGACGAAACGGCATATGCAGGCTTTCGTGATGAGGGAGCTTTGGCCGTGGACCGATGAAGCTCATTTCTCCCTTGATGACATTGACGAATTGTGGAAGTTCATCGAGCTTGAACTTGCGCAGCAATGCTCCGATGGGAGTGATTCTGCAATCGCCCTGTACCGTAATGCAGGGACCGTCCTCTGCATTCGCAACCATGGTTCTGAATTTGTAAATCGTAAACAAAGTTCCCCAACGGCCCATTCGTTTCTGGCGGAAGAAAATCGGTCCGGGTGAGCTGACAGCGACTACGCATGCGATCAGCACCATAAAGGGAAAGAAGACTACGAAACCGACGCTCGCGCAGACAAGATCGAACAAACGCTTGCCATCAGACAGGCTCCAAGCATGATCCTCAAGCGGCTGATATGTCGTTGTGCGCGTGTAGATCGTTCCGGAAACTGCATGCAACTTTGTTGCATCGCTCGAGACGTCGAGGCGTCTCTCCATGCTGCTTGCAGGGCGGGAGTGCAAAGGAACGGAGGATGGGTTCATTTGGTCGGTCCTGGTACAGCAGGCTCCAGTGTATACAAGTCTAGGGCCGATTCAAGTCACTTTAGGTCAATCTGTAAATAAGTTCACCCGGTTGTTACGTAACTGCACTTAAGTCCTGTATTGAAATTGTTAGCTGGCATACCCTTAATACCGAATTAACCAGCTGTCTTTGTAACAATATGATAAATAAATGACGATTTAAGTCTATCTTAAGGCTTGTGCCTTCCGAATTTGAAGGTGCTTTCACTGCCCCTGGTATTCCCATATCTATACATTTGTACAAACGTGGAACTGCAGGTTTTCCCTTCTATATCAGACAGATTTACAGATCAAAAGTTGTGCCTGTCAGTTTTGACAGTTGTCATAAGTCTGTCATCGGCAGAATTCAAAATTGTGACAACATATACAGCTTTCGTATGATTGCGCAGCATCAGATGACGCTCACAGCGGCGACTCCTAGAGCCAACTGCGAGAAGAGCTGAGACCAGTCAAGCAGGCCGCGCAGCGCCGTTGGTCGGAACGTCTTCTCTGGAACGACGACCGTATCTCCGGGATTCATGCGCGCTGCTTCGAAGGTATTTCCCCACAAGCCGCTGGCAGTTGTCTTGCTGATGACGGATCCGTCGGCGCGAATAATGAACATGTGCTTCTTGTCGGCATCGCGGCCCGGACCGCCCGCTACCTTGAGATAATCGCCGACACGACGGTTGGGTTGAAACATAAATGAATTCTGATCGTAAACCGCTCCAACCACATTCACAGTAGCCGGGGAGGGCGGCACCGTGAAAACATCGCCGTCCTCGAGCGAGAGATCGGGGAGGCTGTCAATACCAGTGCTATCCGGATTAACCTGCAGCACGATGCGACCGGTGGCACGGATCTGATGCAGTCGATATAACAACTCGCGCGAACTGGTTGACGCGGCATTGGCGCTGGCGACGTCCTGCGCTGAAACCGACGATGCCACGCCTGCGATGGCGCCGCGCTGGATTTCCAGTTCAAGATTCTGCACGTACTCGTCGATACGCTGCTGTTGCAGCACGCGTGTCGATTCGCGAGTGAAGTCTGATCCGTAGATGTAAGCGTTTGGAGCCAATCCCCCAGCGCGGTTGATGAGTTGCCGCAGCGTCTCGCCGGGACGGACGCTGTAAATGCCAGAGTTGATAAATTCGCCCTCGAGCCGCACAAACTTGGTTTGCTGCGTGAGCGGAACACGGATGTCGGCCTGAGAGAAGACGGTCACTACGTCATTCGGCTCGAGCCCAAGATTCTGTGACTGATCGTGCTCAAGGACGAGTTTGCCCAGGTTGAACGGGATGAGCGTGGTCTTCAGCGTCACCGGGTCGGTACGATCGATGACCGCGTAGTTCCAATCGATCTCCGGAGCGGACAACTTCACATCATTCTTTCTGATGTTCGCCTCGGTGTTTTGCGTAACGATCATCGTCTGACGTCCAGCAAGGCTGGCGCTGCTGGACGTCTGCGAAGGGTTGAGCACACCGGGAGTCGTTGACGTAGTCTGGCCGGATATTTGTTGCTGGCCCTGCGCACCCAGATTGGCGGCTCCGCTCAGGTCGGTCGGCTGCTGTTGCTGCTGGCCATTCGCCGGCGGCAGAATGGTGTACTGCTGATCTCCCTGCAGGTAGACATTTCCCTGCGCATAGGGGTACTGATTCACGGGAGATTTTTGCTGCTGC
This genomic window contains:
- the gatA gene encoding Asp-tRNA(Asn)/Glu-tRNA(Gln) amidotransferase subunit GatA, with amino-acid sequence MTVETAAAKPLSIGDIRNSIETRARNASTIAEACFHQIETRDSEIHAYLSTNRERALEQAARIDDLAAKGEPLPILAGVPVGVKDVLTIEGLQATAGSRILEGYRAPYTATAVSKLEAAGAIVLGKLNCDEFAMGSSNENSAYGPVHNPHALDRVPGGSSGGSAAAVAAGMAVATLGTDTGGSIRQPASFCGVVGILPTYGRVSRYGLIAFASSLDRIGPFTASVRDAATVLGVIAGHDPHDATSSPLPVPDYSADIDKGVKGLRLGVPSEYFAEGLEPEVRSAVEHSIDRLRAAGATIKPISLPHTRYAIPTYYIIATAEASANLARFDGVRYGFRAKNSDTLSAMYRRSRDGGFGAEVKRRIMLGTYALSAGYYDAYYKKAQQVRRLLTEDFLKAFTEVDAILTPTAPTPAFKIGEKVDDPVSMYLADIYTVTASLAGICGLSVPCGKSQEGLPIGLQILGKHFDEAMTLRVAQTLEASQK
- a CDS encoding sugar transferase encodes the protein MERRLDVSSDATKLHAVSGTIYTRTTTYQPLEDHAWSLSDGKRLFDLVCASVGFVVFFPFMVLIACVVAVSSPGPIFFRQKRMGRWGTLFTIYKFRTMVANAEDGPCITVQGDCRITPIGALLRKFKLDELPQFVNVIKGEMSFIGPRPKLPHHESLHMPFRPGITGAATLAFRCEEELLRRVPEQELDLFYARTIKPLKAKLDWEYMQRATWWTDLGLLWCTATACLASRSAPAPVIEFPEQA
- the gatC gene encoding Asp-tRNA(Asn)/Glu-tRNA(Gln) amidotransferase subunit GatC, with protein sequence MSDSATVSVEDVRRVAELASLELTSEEEVRMLRDLNAILGHVSQLNELDTSAVEPMAQVSEVIGESQPQEALRPDEVRPCLDRSRVMASAPETDGTFFKVPKVIER